A genomic window from Lasioglossum baleicum chromosome 7, iyLasBale1, whole genome shotgun sequence includes:
- the LOC143210981 gene encoding RRP15-like protein, with translation MIALDSSVKLGKSPKKPQVELREDSDDSGQDSSDDTMETETQELEGAGNGFRETESEEDESNTQKVDGNPSWADAMQKILRTKKPKRKKTIVLSKAKKLSDVVIKEKSEEPSFEIKKETEEIKTEEAEDVDNSIEKSLKQVKEKKKDHLGIRLKPSITDRERERMLQKIATKGVVQLFNAVKQQQGEIKKKLAEAGPLERKREQVLKHIDKNSFLDVLMGGSKSIRVDNDVKDEEQANKNVKEKDKETWNVLRDDFVMGTKLKDWDRKNDEDEDSSAPEDMDSDN, from the exons ATGATTGCATTAGATTCATCAGTTAAACTCGGAAAATCTCCGAAAAAACCACAAG TGGAATTACGAGAAGACAGCGATGACAGCGGACAAGATAGTAGTGATGACACCATGGAAACAGAAACACAAGAATTGGAAGGTGCGGGAAATGGATTCAGAGAAACAGAATCCGAGGAAGACGAGTCTAATACTCAGAAAGTGGATGGGAATCCTAGTTGGGCAGATGCCATGCAAAAGATTCTGAGGACGAAGAAGCCAAAGCGTAAAAAAACCATAGTATTATCCAAAGCTAAAAAGCTATCCGATGTTGTAATAAAGGAGAAGAGTGAAGAGCCATCCTTCGAAATCAAGAAAGAGACGGAGGAAATAAAAACAGAGGAGGCAGAAGATGTTGATAATAGTATAGAAAAGTCATTGAAACAAGTgaaggagaaaaagaaagatcATTTGGGTATCAGACTGAAGCCGAGTATAACAGACAGAGAACGTGAGAGAATGTTGCAGAAAATTGCAACCAA AGGCGTGGTGCAATTGTTTAATGCTGTAAAACAACAACAAGGTGAAATTAAGAAGAAGTTAGCAGAGGCTGGCCCATTAGAGAGAAAACGAGAGCAAGTACTTAAACACATTGATAAGAATTCGTTCTTGGACGTTCTTATGGGCGGAAGCAAAAGTATTAGAGTAGACAACGACGTGAAGGATGAAGAGcaagcaaataaaaatgttaaagaGAAG GACAAAGAAACATGGAACGTCTTGAGGGACGATTTCGTAATGGGGACGAAGTTGAAAGATTGGGACCGTAAAAATGACGAGGACGAGGATTCGTCGGCGCCAGAAGATATG
- the Imd gene encoding death domain-containing immune deficiency protein, with protein MPILSNLSRRFHMLTTDSIPEPPRIEIKGYTHNLNDETNEKSNATPEINKSQVDDSAPTNTRSETTEKDKEKSPTCDSRQRRKSNTKTSSTRTKSKQCPQSARVVNYNIINSNGVKIGSRTSYICNVNQFPKKDTASSDESKSKSQELQMPANVKHLCECTDEVTLEDIFVVKTHIGHGWRDVARRLFYSDGQIEQFEENYAFRGISEVIYQIFLDWKQANTKAAEIGHLTNALWVCQEYDCAKRLASSRKDSI; from the exons ATGCCGATACTTTCCAATTTGTCTCGACGATTTCATATGTTGACAACGGATTCGATACCTGAACCACCACGCATAGAGATTAAAGGGTACACTCATAATTTAAACGACGAGACAAATGAAAAATCGAATGCAACACCGGAAATTAACAAATCACAAGTCGATGACTCTGCGCCAACAAATACTCGTTCTGAGACGACAGAAAAAGACAAAGAAAAATCTCCCACTTGCGATTCAAGACAACGTCGCAAATCTAATACCAAAACTAGTAGTACAAGAACAAAGTCGAAACAATGCC CACAATCAGCGCGtgttgtaaattataatataatcaaTTCCAATGGAGTAAAAATTGGTTCGAGAACCAGTTACATTTGCAACGTTAATCAGTTTCCTAAAAAAGATACCGCGTCGTCGGACGAGTCCaagtcgaaatcacaggaattaCAAATGCCTGCGAATGTAAAACATCTATGCGAATGCACTGACGAAGTTACTCTGGAAGATATATTCGTTGTTAAGACTCATATTGGACATGGCTGGAGAGACGTTGCCAGAAGATTATTCTATTCGGATGGTCAAATCgaacaatttgaagaaaattatgCATTCAGAGGAATAAGCGAA gTAATCTATCAGATATTTTTAGACTGGAAACAGGCTAATACAAAGGCCGCTGAAATTGGTCATTTAACGAATGCACTCTGGGTTTGTCAAGAATACGATTGTGCAAAGAGATTAGCGTCTTCCCGGAAAGATTCAATTTGA
- the Dnk gene encoding deoxynucleoside kinase isoform X1, producing the protein MTFIGKAVVTVLSKMTNVPFKLYKRPFTVCIEGNIGSGKTTFLSHFKQFNDTTVLEEPVELWRDIAGTNLLEMMYTDTSRYAFLFQSYVQLTMLQLHTHKTPHPYKIMERSVYSGRCFVEHMKRKKILNVTEAAVLDDWYEWSMNSANIETNLIVYLRTSPDIVYQRLKARARKEEKHVSLEYLEDIHNIHEEWLYHKTLFTLPAPVLILDGDKTLEEMVNEFQHCKNRIFGTRIEGKSCTGNIDVPVSPTCSEPEVKT; encoded by the exons ATGACTTTCATTG GGAAGGCTGTGGTCACAGTACTGTCAAAAATGACTAACGTACCTTTTAAATTATACAAGCGACCGTTTACTGTGTGCATAGAGGGAAACATAGGAAGCGGTAAAACAACGTTCTTAAGTcactttaaacaatttaatgataccACGGTCTTAGAGGAGCCTGTAGAACTCTGGCGCGACATAGCTGGAACTAACTTACTG GAAATGATGTACACCGATACGTCTCGTTATGCTTTCTTATTTCAATCCTACGTGCAGTTAACAATGTTACAATTGCACACACACAAAACTCCACACCCATACAAAATTATGGAAAGATCCGTGTATAGCGGAAGATGTTTTGTCGAACACATGAAACGTAAAAAGATTTTGAATGTGACGGAAGCTGCTGTTTTAGACGATTGGTACGAATGGAGTATGAATAGTGCTAATATAGAAACCAATTTAATAG TATATCTAAGAACATCTCCGGACATTGTGTATCAGAGATTGAAAGCAAGAGCAAGGAAGGAAGAGAAGCATGTGTCGCTGGAATATTTGGAAGATATTCATAATATTCACGAAGAGTGGCTGTATCATAAAACATTATTTACCTTACCAGCACCGGTCTTAATATTGGATGGAGACAAAACTTTAGAAGAAATGGTAAACGAGTTTCAGCATTGTAAAAATCGTATTTTTGGTACTAGAATAGAAGGTAAAAGTTGCACAGGAAACATAGATGTTCCAGTAAGTCCCACGTGTTCTGAACCAGAAGTTAAAACATGA
- the Dnk gene encoding deoxynucleoside kinase isoform X2, which translates to MTNVPFKLYKRPFTVCIEGNIGSGKTTFLSHFKQFNDTTVLEEPVELWRDIAGTNLLEMMYTDTSRYAFLFQSYVQLTMLQLHTHKTPHPYKIMERSVYSGRCFVEHMKRKKILNVTEAAVLDDWYEWSMNSANIETNLIVYLRTSPDIVYQRLKARARKEEKHVSLEYLEDIHNIHEEWLYHKTLFTLPAPVLILDGDKTLEEMVNEFQHCKNRIFGTRIEGKSCTGNIDVPVSPTCSEPEVKT; encoded by the exons ATGACTAACGTACCTTTTAAATTATACAAGCGACCGTTTACTGTGTGCATAGAGGGAAACATAGGAAGCGGTAAAACAACGTTCTTAAGTcactttaaacaatttaatgataccACGGTCTTAGAGGAGCCTGTAGAACTCTGGCGCGACATAGCTGGAACTAACTTACTG GAAATGATGTACACCGATACGTCTCGTTATGCTTTCTTATTTCAATCCTACGTGCAGTTAACAATGTTACAATTGCACACACACAAAACTCCACACCCATACAAAATTATGGAAAGATCCGTGTATAGCGGAAGATGTTTTGTCGAACACATGAAACGTAAAAAGATTTTGAATGTGACGGAAGCTGCTGTTTTAGACGATTGGTACGAATGGAGTATGAATAGTGCTAATATAGAAACCAATTTAATAG TATATCTAAGAACATCTCCGGACATTGTGTATCAGAGATTGAAAGCAAGAGCAAGGAAGGAAGAGAAGCATGTGTCGCTGGAATATTTGGAAGATATTCATAATATTCACGAAGAGTGGCTGTATCATAAAACATTATTTACCTTACCAGCACCGGTCTTAATATTGGATGGAGACAAAACTTTAGAAGAAATGGTAAACGAGTTTCAGCATTGTAAAAATCGTATTTTTGGTACTAGAATAGAAGGTAAAAGTTGCACAGGAAACATAGATGTTCCAGTAAGTCCCACGTGTTCTGAACCAGAAGTTAAAACATGA
- the LOC143210974 gene encoding DNA primase large subunit-like isoform X2 codes for MACTPKRQPLSIEIEQHSIYRHNLQIYNIPPSGDIKFEELLKWCVDRLRVLTIVEQISSQYRTRSTKKYVPILISELENNGMHDFANLVSTDNSQRRTKHLIRNDCTSHFMLRSAFSFENTHRRWFFTQETKLFKWRLSLLSADDTKRFMDMNGLQFSAISQEEKQEIQEDLRTCYAEIKDVEKTTFYKVHFTSVMKPVRKRQIFLKDGIAYVPETKLFWLILAEFKEILNQSFAGAREIVSYTYDERIRKILTLPEHVNTQKRNYGKYREVFANELDELSRISYPLCMKVLHEALRTKHHLTNGGRVQYGLYLKGIGLSLDNAIKFWKDELTKTVDERTFHKEYQYYIKHFYGQIGRCADYDPFPCSKIFNSTIGVRDDHGCPYKRMESHVLQNTLSKCGLVRSDIDAIVQHSKEGHYLEACKIYYEATNNSMIEKTFDHPNVYFAHSLRKIEIVCSDTED; via the exons ATGGCATGTACGCCAAAAAGACAGCCACTATCAATCGAGATAGAGCAACATAGTATATATCGACATAATTTACAAATATATAACATCCCACCATCTGGAGATATAAAATTTGAAGAGTTATTAAAATGGTGTGTTGATAGACTAAGAG ttcTAACAATAGTAGAGCAAATATCATCGCAATATCGTACAAGATCGACCAAAAAGTATGTACCGATTTTAATAAGTGAATTGGAGAATAATGGTATGCATGATTTTGCAAATCTCGTAAGTACGGATAATTCCCAAAGAAGAACAAAACATttgataagaaatgattgtacgtCGCACTTTATGTTAAGGTCTGCATTCTCGTTTGAGAATACACACAGACGATGGTTCTTCACACAGgaaacaaaattattcaaatggaGACTTTCCTTATTAAGTGCAGACGACACAAAAAGATTCATGGATATGAATGGACTACAATTCTCTGCG ATAAGTCAAGAAGAAAAACAGGAAATCCAAGAAGATTTGAGGACATGCTATGCTGAGATTAAAGATGTTGAGAAGACAACATTTTACAAAGTACATTTCACTAGTGTAATGAAACCAGTTCGAAAacgacaaatatttttaaaagacgGTATTGCCTATGTAccagaaacaaaattgttttggTTAATTCTGGCTGAATTTAAGGAAATATTAAATCAAAGTTTCGCT GGTGCACGAGAAATTGTTTCGTACACTTATGATGAGaggataagaaaaattttaACATTACCAGAGCATGTAAATACTCAAAAACGTAATTATGGTAAATACAGAGAGGTGTTCGCGAATGAACTGGATGAG CTATCAAGGATATCTTATCCGCTATGTATGAAAGTACTTCATGAAGCATTGAGAACAAAGCATCACCTCACAAATGGTGGAAGAGTTCAATATGGCCTGTATCTTAAAGGAATAGGACTTAGCCTGGACAACGCAATAAAGTTTTGGAAAGATGAACTTACAAAAACAGTTGACGAGAGAACTTTCCATAAAGAATACCAATATTATATAAAGCACTTTTATGGGCAGATAGGAAGATGCGCAGATTATGATCCATTTCCTTGTTCTAAAATATTCAATTCTACAATTGGTGTAAGAGATGATCATGGTTGTCCGTATAAACGTATGGAATCACATGTACTTCAAAATACGCTTTCTAAATGTGGATTAGTACGATCAG ATATAGACGCAATAGTTCAACATTCAAAAGAAGGTCACTATTTGGAAGCCTGTAAAATATACTACGAAGCTACTAATAATTCTATGATAGAAAAGACATTCGATCATCCAAATGTCTATTTTGCACACAGTCTTAGAAAGATTGAAATTGTATGCTCAG ATACGGAAGACTAA
- the LOC143210974 gene encoding DNA primase large subunit-like isoform X4, translated as MHDFANLVSTDNSQRRTKHLIRNDCTSHFMLRSAFSFENTHRRWFFTQETKLFKWRLSLLSADDTKRFMDMNGLQFSAISQEEKQEIQEDLRTCYAEIKDVEKTTFYKVHFTSVMKPVRKRQIFLKDGIAYVPETKLFWLILAEFKEILNQSFAGAREIVSYTYDERIRKILTLPEHVNTQKRNYGKYREVFANELDELSRISYPLCMKVLHEALRTKHHLTNGGRVQYGLYLKGIGLSLDNAIKFWKDELTKTVDERTFHKEYQYYIKHFYGQIGRCADYDPFPCSKIFNSTIGVRDDHGCPYKRMESHVLQNTLSKCGLVRSDIDAIVQHSKEGHYLEACKIYYEATNNSMIEKTFDHPNVYFAHSLRKIEIVCSGTFYNSTCTF; from the exons ATGCATGATTTTGCAAATCTCGTAAGTACGGATAATTCCCAAAGAAGAACAAAACATttgataagaaatgattgtacgtCGCACTTTATGTTAAGGTCTGCATTCTCGTTTGAGAATACACACAGACGATGGTTCTTCACACAGgaaacaaaattattcaaatggaGACTTTCCTTATTAAGTGCAGACGACACAAAAAGATTCATGGATATGAATGGACTACAATTCTCTGCG ATAAGTCAAGAAGAAAAACAGGAAATCCAAGAAGATTTGAGGACATGCTATGCTGAGATTAAAGATGTTGAGAAGACAACATTTTACAAAGTACATTTCACTAGTGTAATGAAACCAGTTCGAAAacgacaaatatttttaaaagacgGTATTGCCTATGTAccagaaacaaaattgttttggTTAATTCTGGCTGAATTTAAGGAAATATTAAATCAAAGTTTCGCT GGTGCACGAGAAATTGTTTCGTACACTTATGATGAGaggataagaaaaattttaACATTACCAGAGCATGTAAATACTCAAAAACGTAATTATGGTAAATACAGAGAGGTGTTCGCGAATGAACTGGATGAG CTATCAAGGATATCTTATCCGCTATGTATGAAAGTACTTCATGAAGCATTGAGAACAAAGCATCACCTCACAAATGGTGGAAGAGTTCAATATGGCCTGTATCTTAAAGGAATAGGACTTAGCCTGGACAACGCAATAAAGTTTTGGAAAGATGAACTTACAAAAACAGTTGACGAGAGAACTTTCCATAAAGAATACCAATATTATATAAAGCACTTTTATGGGCAGATAGGAAGATGCGCAGATTATGATCCATTTCCTTGTTCTAAAATATTCAATTCTACAATTGGTGTAAGAGATGATCATGGTTGTCCGTATAAACGTATGGAATCACATGTACTTCAAAATACGCTTTCTAAATGTGGATTAGTACGATCAG ATATAGACGCAATAGTTCAACATTCAAAAGAAGGTCACTATTTGGAAGCCTGTAAAATATACTACGAAGCTACTAATAATTCTATGATAGAAAAGACATTCGATCATCCAAATGTCTATTTTGCACACAGTCTTAGAAAGATTGAAATTGTATGCTCAGGTACGTTTTATAATTCTACATGtacattttaa
- the LOC143210974 gene encoding DNA primase large subunit-like isoform X3, with product MACTPKRQPLSIEIEQHSIYRHNLQIYNIPPSGDIKFEELLKWCVDRLRVLTIVEQISSQYRTRSTKKYVPILISELENNGMHDFANLVSTDNSQRRTKHLIRNDCTSHFMLRSAFSFENTHRRWFFTQETKLFKWRLSLLSADDTKRFMDMNGLQFSAISQEEKQEIQEDLRTCYAEIKDVEKTTFYKGAREIVSYTYDERIRKILTLPEHVNTQKRNYGKYREVFANELDELSRISYPLCMKVLHEALRTKHHLTNGGRVQYGLYLKGIGLSLDNAIKFWKDELTKTVDERTFHKEYQYYIKHFYGQIGRCADYDPFPCSKIFNSTIGVRDDHGCPYKRMESHVLQNTLSKCGLVRSDIDAIVQHSKEGHYLEACKIYYEATNNSMIEKTFDHPNVYFAHSLRKIEIVCSGTFYNSTCTF from the exons ATGGCATGTACGCCAAAAAGACAGCCACTATCAATCGAGATAGAGCAACATAGTATATATCGACATAATTTACAAATATATAACATCCCACCATCTGGAGATATAAAATTTGAAGAGTTATTAAAATGGTGTGTTGATAGACTAAGAG ttcTAACAATAGTAGAGCAAATATCATCGCAATATCGTACAAGATCGACCAAAAAGTATGTACCGATTTTAATAAGTGAATTGGAGAATAATGGTATGCATGATTTTGCAAATCTCGTAAGTACGGATAATTCCCAAAGAAGAACAAAACATttgataagaaatgattgtacgtCGCACTTTATGTTAAGGTCTGCATTCTCGTTTGAGAATACACACAGACGATGGTTCTTCACACAGgaaacaaaattattcaaatggaGACTTTCCTTATTAAGTGCAGACGACACAAAAAGATTCATGGATATGAATGGACTACAATTCTCTGCG ATAAGTCAAGAAGAAAAACAGGAAATCCAAGAAGATTTGAGGACATGCTATGCTGAGATTAAAGATGTTGAGAAGACAACATTTTACAAA GGTGCACGAGAAATTGTTTCGTACACTTATGATGAGaggataagaaaaattttaACATTACCAGAGCATGTAAATACTCAAAAACGTAATTATGGTAAATACAGAGAGGTGTTCGCGAATGAACTGGATGAG CTATCAAGGATATCTTATCCGCTATGTATGAAAGTACTTCATGAAGCATTGAGAACAAAGCATCACCTCACAAATGGTGGAAGAGTTCAATATGGCCTGTATCTTAAAGGAATAGGACTTAGCCTGGACAACGCAATAAAGTTTTGGAAAGATGAACTTACAAAAACAGTTGACGAGAGAACTTTCCATAAAGAATACCAATATTATATAAAGCACTTTTATGGGCAGATAGGAAGATGCGCAGATTATGATCCATTTCCTTGTTCTAAAATATTCAATTCTACAATTGGTGTAAGAGATGATCATGGTTGTCCGTATAAACGTATGGAATCACATGTACTTCAAAATACGCTTTCTAAATGTGGATTAGTACGATCAG ATATAGACGCAATAGTTCAACATTCAAAAGAAGGTCACTATTTGGAAGCCTGTAAAATATACTACGAAGCTACTAATAATTCTATGATAGAAAAGACATTCGATCATCCAAATGTCTATTTTGCACACAGTCTTAGAAAGATTGAAATTGTATGCTCAGGTACGTTTTATAATTCTACATGtacattttaa
- the LOC143210974 gene encoding DNA primase large subunit-like isoform X1: MACTPKRQPLSIEIEQHSIYRHNLQIYNIPPSGDIKFEELLKWCVDRLRVLTIVEQISSQYRTRSTKKYVPILISELENNGMHDFANLVSTDNSQRRTKHLIRNDCTSHFMLRSAFSFENTHRRWFFTQETKLFKWRLSLLSADDTKRFMDMNGLQFSAISQEEKQEIQEDLRTCYAEIKDVEKTTFYKVHFTSVMKPVRKRQIFLKDGIAYVPETKLFWLILAEFKEILNQSFAGAREIVSYTYDERIRKILTLPEHVNTQKRNYGKYREVFANELDELSRISYPLCMKVLHEALRTKHHLTNGGRVQYGLYLKGIGLSLDNAIKFWKDELTKTVDERTFHKEYQYYIKHFYGQIGRCADYDPFPCSKIFNSTIGVRDDHGCPYKRMESHVLQNTLSKCGLVRSDIDAIVQHSKEGHYLEACKIYYEATNNSMIEKTFDHPNVYFAHSLRKIEIVCSGTFYNSTCTF; this comes from the exons ATGGCATGTACGCCAAAAAGACAGCCACTATCAATCGAGATAGAGCAACATAGTATATATCGACATAATTTACAAATATATAACATCCCACCATCTGGAGATATAAAATTTGAAGAGTTATTAAAATGGTGTGTTGATAGACTAAGAG ttcTAACAATAGTAGAGCAAATATCATCGCAATATCGTACAAGATCGACCAAAAAGTATGTACCGATTTTAATAAGTGAATTGGAGAATAATGGTATGCATGATTTTGCAAATCTCGTAAGTACGGATAATTCCCAAAGAAGAACAAAACATttgataagaaatgattgtacgtCGCACTTTATGTTAAGGTCTGCATTCTCGTTTGAGAATACACACAGACGATGGTTCTTCACACAGgaaacaaaattattcaaatggaGACTTTCCTTATTAAGTGCAGACGACACAAAAAGATTCATGGATATGAATGGACTACAATTCTCTGCG ATAAGTCAAGAAGAAAAACAGGAAATCCAAGAAGATTTGAGGACATGCTATGCTGAGATTAAAGATGTTGAGAAGACAACATTTTACAAAGTACATTTCACTAGTGTAATGAAACCAGTTCGAAAacgacaaatatttttaaaagacgGTATTGCCTATGTAccagaaacaaaattgttttggTTAATTCTGGCTGAATTTAAGGAAATATTAAATCAAAGTTTCGCT GGTGCACGAGAAATTGTTTCGTACACTTATGATGAGaggataagaaaaattttaACATTACCAGAGCATGTAAATACTCAAAAACGTAATTATGGTAAATACAGAGAGGTGTTCGCGAATGAACTGGATGAG CTATCAAGGATATCTTATCCGCTATGTATGAAAGTACTTCATGAAGCATTGAGAACAAAGCATCACCTCACAAATGGTGGAAGAGTTCAATATGGCCTGTATCTTAAAGGAATAGGACTTAGCCTGGACAACGCAATAAAGTTTTGGAAAGATGAACTTACAAAAACAGTTGACGAGAGAACTTTCCATAAAGAATACCAATATTATATAAAGCACTTTTATGGGCAGATAGGAAGATGCGCAGATTATGATCCATTTCCTTGTTCTAAAATATTCAATTCTACAATTGGTGTAAGAGATGATCATGGTTGTCCGTATAAACGTATGGAATCACATGTACTTCAAAATACGCTTTCTAAATGTGGATTAGTACGATCAG ATATAGACGCAATAGTTCAACATTCAAAAGAAGGTCACTATTTGGAAGCCTGTAAAATATACTACGAAGCTACTAATAATTCTATGATAGAAAAGACATTCGATCATCCAAATGTCTATTTTGCACACAGTCTTAGAAAGATTGAAATTGTATGCTCAGGTACGTTTTATAATTCTACATGtacattttaa